Proteins found in one Oryza glaberrima chromosome 4, OglaRS2, whole genome shotgun sequence genomic segment:
- the LOC127771106 gene encoding pullulanase 1, chloroplastic — protein MQMLLHANSLLLAPTTSRLSASASPGRSGTAQPLPRPAHSARAAARGTRRPHAVAAASPRTPMAVGEECAAAVASQGFVSDARAYWVTRSLIAWNVNDQDTSLFLYASRDATMHVSDGAIHGYDSKIELEPEHASLPDNVAEKFPFIRSYRTFRVPSSVDVASLVKCQLAVASYDAHARHQDVTGLQLPGVLDDMFAYTGPLGAVFSDKDVDLYLWAPTAQDVRVCFYDGPAGPLLQTVQLKELNGVWSVTVPRYRENQYYLYEVKVYHPSTSQVEKCLADDPYARGLSANGTRTWLVDINSETLKPASWDELSDEKPNLESFSDISIYELHIRDFSAHDSTVDCNSRGGFRAFTFQDSAGIRHLRKLSAAGLTHVHLLPSFHFASVDDNKSNWKFVDEAQLAKLPPGSDEQQAAIVSIQQEDPYNWGYDPVLWGVPKGSYASNPDGPSRIIEYRQMVQALNRIGLRVVMDVVYNHLDSSGPFGVSSVLDKIVPGYYLRRNVNGQIENSAAMNNTASEHFMVDRLIVDDLLNWAINYKVDGFRFDLMGHIMKSTMIRAKSAIRSLTRDVHGVDGSKIYLYGEGWDFGEVAQNKRGINASQINMSGTGIGSFNDRIRDSVNGGNPFGNPLQQGFSTGLFLEPNGYYQGNEADTRRELATYADHIQIGLAGNLKDYVLRTHTGEAKKGSDIYTFDGSPVGYTSSPVETINYVSAHDNETLFDIVSIKTPIGLSIDEKCRINHLASSMIALSQGIPFFHAGDEILRSKSLDRDSYNSGDWFNKLDFTYETNNWGVGLPPRDKNEENWHLIKPRLENPSFRPLKNHILSVFDNFVDILKIRYSSPLFRLSTASDIEQRVRFHNTGPSMVPGVIVMSIKDAQNEKCEMAQLDKNFSYVVTIFNVCPHEVSIEIHDLASLGLELHPIQVNSSDALVRQSAYEASKGRFTVSRRTTAVFVQPRC, from the exons ATGCAGATGCTGCTCCACGCCAattccctcctcctcgcgccgacgacctcgcggctctccgcctccgcctcaccGGGGAGATCGGGGACAGCCCAGCCGCTGCCGCGACCCGCGCattccgcccgcgccgccgctcgcgggaCACGGaggccgcacgccgtcgccgcagcctcgccgcggacgccgatggcggtgggggaggagtgcgccgccgccgtggcttCCCAG GGGTTTGTGTCGGATGCGAGGGCATACTGGGTGACAAGGTCTCTCATTGCCTGGAATGTTAACGATCAAGACACCTCCCTCTTCCTGTATGCAAGCAGAGATGCCACGATGCACGTATCTGATGGGGCCATTCATG GTTATGATTCAAAAATTGAACTCGAACCAGAACATGCCAGCCTTCCAGACAAT GTGGCTGAGAAGTTCCCGTTTATCAGAAGTTACAGAACCTTCAGAGTCCCTAGCTCTGTTGATGTCGCGAGCCTTGTGAAATGCCAACTAGCTGTCGCTTCTTATGATG cTCATGCGAGGCATCAAGATGTTACTGGATTGCAACTACCTGGTGTATTGGATGACATGTTTGCTTATACTGGACCACTTGGTGCAGTTTTCAGTGATAAAGATGTCGACCTCTACCTTTGGGCTCCTACAGCTCAG GATGTTAGAGTATGCTTCTATGATGGTCCAGCAGGACCTTTACTGCAAACTGTGCAACTCAAGGAGTTAAATGGTGTTTGGAGTGTTACTGTACCAAGATACCGGGAGAACCAGTACTATTTGTATGAAGTTAAGGTTTATCATCCTAGTACATCACAAGTTGAGAAATGTTTAGCTGATGATCCCTATGCCAGAGG GCTTTCTGCAAATGGCACACGGACTTGGTTGGTTGACATTAATAGTGAAACTTTAAAGCCAGCTTCCTGGGATGAATTGTCAGATGAGAAGCCAAACCTTGAGTCCTTCTCTGACATAAGCATCTATGAGTTGCATATTCGTGATTTCAG TGCTCATGATAGCACAGTGGACTGTAACTCTCGTGGAGGATTTCGTGCATTTACATTTCAG GATTCAGCAGGAATACGTCACCTGAGAAAATTGTCTGCTGCTGGCTTGACTCATGTTCATTTGTTACCAAGCTTTCATTTTGCTAGTGTTGATGACAACAAAAGCAATTGGAAATTTGTTG ATGAGGCTCAGCTGGCAAAACTCCCTCCAGGTTCAGATGAGCAACAAGCTGCAATAGTATCTATTCAGCAAGAGGATCCTTACAATTGGGG GTATGACCCTGTACTCTGGGGGGTTCCAAAAGGAAGCTATGCAAGTAACCCAGATGGTCCTAGTCGTATTATTGAATACCGACAGATGGTTCAG GCCCTGAATCGCATAGGTCTTCGTGTTGTCATGGATGTTGTATACAATCATTTAGACTCAAGTGGCCCCTTTGGTGTCTCCTCAGTGCTTGACAAG ATTGTTCCTGGATATTACCTTAGGCGGAACGTTAATGGTCAGATCGAAAACAGTGCGGCTATGAACAATACAGCAAGTGAGCATTTCATGGTTGATAGGTTAATCGTGGATGACCTTTTAAATTGGGCAATAAATTACAAA GTTGATGGGTTCAGATTTGATCTTATGGGGCATATCATGAAAAGTACCATG ATAAGAGCAAAATCTGCTATTCGAAGCCTTACGAGGGATGTACATGGAGTGGATGGTTCAAAGATATACTT GTATGGTGAAGGATGGGACTTTGGTGAGGTTGCACAAAATAAGCGTGGAATAAATGCATCCCAGATTAATATGAGTGGCACAGGAATTGGTAG TTTCAACGATAGGATCCGCGATTCTGTTAATGGGGGTAATCCATTTGGTAATCCTCTACAGCAAGGCTTTTCTACCGGTCTGTTCTTGGAG CCTAATGGATATTATCAGGGTAATGAAGCAGATACCAGGCGTGAACTTGCTACATATGCTGATCACATACAG aTCGGGCTAGCTGGTAACCTGAAGGATTATGTACTAAGAACTCATACTGGAGAAGCTAAGAAGGGATCAGACATTTACACTTTTGATGGATCACCAGTTGGCTATACTTCATCCCCTGTAGAAACT ATAAACTATGTTTCTGCTCATGATAATGAGACTCTGTTTGATATTGTCAGTATAAAG ACCCCAATTGGCCTATCGATTGATGAGAAATGCAGGATAAATCATTTGGCTTCTAGCATGATCGCATTATCCCAG GGAATACCTTTCTTCCATGCTGGTGATGAGATACTGAGATCTAAGTCACTTGATCGAGATTCATATAACTCTGGTGATTGGTTTAACAA GCTTGATTTTACATATGAAACAAACAATTGGGGTGTAGGACTTCCTCCAAGAGATAAGAATGAAGAAAATTGGCATTT GATAAAACCAAGATTGGAAAACCCATCTTTCAGACCTTTGAAAAATCACATTCTTTCTGTCTTCGACAATTTTGTTGACATCTTGAAGATCAGATACTCCTCACCGCTCTTTCGTTTAAGTACAGCAAGTGACATTGAG CAAAGGGTTCGCTTTCACAACACAGGTCCCTCGATGGTACCAGGAGTTATTGTCATGAGCATTAAAGATGCTCAAAATGAAAAATGTGAAATGGCTCAGTTAGATAAAAA CTTCTCTTATGTCGTGACGATCTTCAATGTCTGTCCACACGAAGTGTCTATTGAAATCCATGATCTCGCTTCGTTGGGGCTTGAATTGCATCCTATTCAG GTGAATTCATCGGATGCTCTAGTCAGGCAGTCAGCATACGAGGCGTCCAAAGGTCGATTCACCGTGTCAAGAAGAACAACTGCAGTGTTCGTTCAACCTAGATGTTGA